ctaaatacataaaaaatccaaaaactcACGAGGTTACTCCATTGAGAAATGTTTCGTGGGATTTCAGGtacgttaatttatttatatacatattgatgatatattgatattatagtatatcatacaaaaaattattacaacatcCCTATCTGATTCGCttatgcatataatttataatcatgctaacaaaatatttaccaaatgATCAAATTATAGAGAAAAAATCATATTCTTTATGTAATCCATATCTTGGTGTTGTGTTCATCATTCATAttgagaacataatatattattaaacatattcttACTATTCTTAACTATTATTGGATGATCCATCCAGTCAGCATAatgctatttaattattttattacttagcatattatgtatttaaactatacaaatacaatattatggttactaaaaaaattacaatacctaggtatctacaattattattgtcaaaacTTTATTGTGCATGAAATagagatataaataaaactaataattgaatattcaaGTTTCGATGAATTGGGAATATATGATACAACAGCTGGCattgatttcattttaaacaaaactggATATTCTACACTGCACATGGGTGGCTATTCTTTCGGTGCTACCATTTGCCTGATTGCGCTAGCCGAAAGACcagaatataatgaaaaaattgacaaattaGTGTTGATTGTGCCCACGGCCAGAATGAAGCACTATGATCGAAGgctcataattttaaagagatttccatttttatttcatgtaaGAACCAAAATCATTAAtgttacctatacatttattaataccctactgtatcaacattttaaattaaagattatatatttttttagttaatatatttatacttatgtttaaatattaaaataaaatgtgtatactctttatttctatgaaatttaataactcaTTTTACAAagactatttaatatacctataccttatACTCTTATTAGCTTATCCAACTAatctactatttatttattgaatggtaactttttaaaataaagttagaaAAGGTTAATTTAAGCGATGATATTGTagtaaatattgtgttatttttaagagAACTTTAAGAGGAAGGGAATATGTACCTAAGATGAAACATCCAGACGAACAATGGTTTGGGcatcaatgtaaaaataataaatacatgaaattattttgtatttttgcaaTGGACGTATTGCAAGGCAATTATTTACCGATAGATTACGTatgtaacacaatattttattattacataatagtataattaatttgtcaataactaataaatttaacagtataatttatatttttataaaatttattataagttacaataatactttaataaattacgtttCATTTGTAACTTTACAGAGTACTATATTACATatcatattgaatatattactatattaacttattataattcagaTAACAGCTAGGTGGCTTCATCGATGCGCGatgaaaagtttaaatacataaacagAAATCATTCAATACACCGATTTTAATAGTTGTATCATAAGACCTAGGTCCTAGACACCaatgatacaaatttaacacattatttattttaaaagtttaatccATACACTTCCTAATGAAGAAATAAGAACAATTTAGTTTATGTCGATCAATGGCatcaatatatagtattaacttGATTAACAGCCAATGACATTAgtgtcaatataaattaattaatttatgaattatatgatACTAGATTCCATTCAATTAAACCATTGAATTGATACAGGtcgaatttttatatagtataaaagagACATAGgtattagtattttgtattttggtgCGCAGAAAACATGATTAAACGTTTAATGCATTAATACTTGGGCAACAATCTTAGGTATAGCCGTTTCAATCAtagacaaataattaatacctaaacaTCATGtagttcattataattttagacatttttgttACATCCACATGTTATAGGTAAACCGCATACGGTACCTCtgaaaatgttcatattaatatattttaatatttcatataaaagctaattagttttatctgtgaatggttttatatttttttagtcaaCCATAGATATCCTGAAAACATATCCTCAGCCAACGTCTGTCAAAGTAATGACACATTATTACCAACTTGTACTAGCtggtaaatataacaattgttttttattacatcattttcaaaaaaaaaaaaaattaataatttacttaacctAAATAATGTGATTTATGAGCAatacattacaaattacaataataattacaaataacaatattatttatttatgtcagTGACagtaagttaatttttgatCGATTTTTGTTCAgattattttcgaaaatatgATTACGGAAAAATCGGAAATATCAAACATTACCAATCTGAAATTCCACCAAGTTATGATTTATCTCAAGTAACAGCTGCtacgtatatttatcattcaaaATACGATGTTATAGCTCCACCAAAGGTAAAAGACTACAAAACAATATGTACTttagtattagtattagtatttaatacatttttttaatatagcaaTTAACTAGCTATATACCCTATACAGTAATATTGCTCATTGAATACAAGGATTCTCCATTATTCTCacatattactaaaatataaatcaaaaaaaacaattcgtagataaacaagtataataataaacgcttTCCGAAGACATATGATATGATGTAGATGTGCCAATATCCATGATACCTTATGAATAGaaaaagtttaaactttattgttTTGACCAGTATATCACTACTCATTAGAATAACCTAACGATTATTACATTGATTGTGGAAATTCTATGCatagaagaaaataaatatatgtattcatcTAAAATgaccaatttttttaaagaaaccaatataatttacaattttttagggGTTGTTATCCTATAAAGGTAGCCATTAACACAATTTTGTATGCTTGACAAAAAAATCGGGACttacttttatagtatagattataatactgtagataaatttaattttaaaaatgtaaatataccattcaaattatttataggtacctatacttagactatatactcaataatattatggtttttattttttataatttttaggacATAAAATGGTTAATCCAGAGATTGCCGAACGTAAGAAACGTCACTATGGTGAAAAAATTCAGTCACATGGGCTTTGCTACTAGCCCATATTTAAGACCTATCAACATGATAATAGTTAAGaatttattggaaaataaataattgaatataatattatttctactaaTTATAGGTagattcttaaataaatttcattgtcGGATTTTGAGACATTGTGTACACAATAATTGTTCAACTAGTCTTTTACCTATACCTAGTTAAGATATCgatttaaacaatacatttaatagcaatataataaatctgtATAGCATTGaagcatttttttatagttagtatagtaatatatatttaatgtgaaacactaacataatatgctcgttatttatattatcattgtaactTTTTACAATAAGACTGAACGATGTTTTACGGTtatttagacaaaaaaaatgttcaagttataagttataagttaaacagttaaaataataataataaattgagttTGCGATTTAACTAGGAGGTACCTATAGGTGCAAATATTACACTGAACTCAAGTCTACAAATTAAGCAAAAATCTACTTTCTTAATTCGGTAATTTCGATTACTTGAACGTTTTATACGAAAAGCCTCAAAAAATcatatgatatacattatcTGGGTGAaggatttaattttgatttctcGAAACTTTACAACTATGGTATAGCACCTATGttactaaaacaataaatatgtataagaccataaaaaagttaattttataatatatatcttataggGCTTATAGTCACCCGTTgacggtttttattttttttcaaacaaaacacCATccgtataattttctattcaaaAAATTCGATTTGATGTTCATGGTAGAAACGCGCGCTGTAACGTTTCAAACACAAAACACTGTTGACAAAGTTTACCTGATAACTCGTAGTCTGTTGTTATCATAGGCatctattataacaataatattgaatataaaattttaaataacatagcAATGGCAATGACAATCCGTTAACCGTTGTCGACTTGTGCGATAGCGCCCTTTTATAAATGACGGTTTGCTCGTGACTTAAGTAGGtatctacttatataattaaagtcaCTAGTGATTGTCACGATGAACGTGGAGAGCAATGATGACACATATTATCTGAGGAGGAAATCACGGCGGGCCGAAGAGTGCAGGTCCAACGATGGTAAGTCGACattgtaatgatattaatagttCATACTCAACCTAATCGTGTGTTCAAACTGATATTGTCGGccaactttttgaaataagatTATATGAATGTGCTTAATACCTAACATAAAAATGCACTGATTATGAATTTGTTgtcagttttttaattttttaaaaggtatTTTTGCCTTatagtttgataatattaatggaGAAATGCAGGTTTTTTATGGGTTctcattttttcaataataaaatacctataagtatatttttttcattgtaaattattaatatatttatttaaaatttgtatctaTACTATGGGTACcagtataataagttatttttctaatttttaatgtgtttgCTTGAATGAAAGAATATCTAATGaaaccatttaaaatgttaaaatacacattatattgatacataaaaatgtaaattattcagtttatttaaatggttgattctttcaaagtaaaaaaataaaaaaatagtagtagctggaaattaattatactaatgaCTCCCAATACTCTTGGTTGCAATtcttgtgtataaataaatatatgtatataaaaagaaaaaagaaaatactattaattgacAATAGTTAGGTATAGTGTTCATATTTAACACCTAACAAAGTTAAAATCaacttttagtttttcaacatatagtatcatatattgtattgtattgcaATGCTTAAAAGTAGTCATTCAATTAGttagattattaatacatttctatattcattttagtgtttagtaaagaatatttattttagcataCCTATCTTATttgagttaaattaattattttcctagtcatcatgaaaaataatttattacctatatctacTAAAACGGTTGGTTGGCTGAATATCATacctaaaattctaaattcagataattattttatttttattttatttttatacaacactGTACTATTAATTTTCCCATTGAAAGTGTGTTGGATACTAAgatcaattgaaattttattggtaaaataaacTCATGTATGGATATGTTTAGATTCAATGTTTGCGGCGCAGACATATTTATCGGTTGATCAGAGAACTGACTGTGGTTCAACCTCCATGATGGAAGACAAACAGTACTGGTGTGAGCAATGGGTTCTAGCTCATCGTGAAGGCAAT
The DNA window shown above is from Aphis gossypii isolate Hap1 chromosome 2, ASM2018417v2, whole genome shotgun sequence and carries:
- the LOC114125086 gene encoding gastric triacylglycerol lipase-like, which produces MYIYKIPYVLVCTVFLVYSQLHLVSTFSTADQIISNGYPVETYEVETKDHYMIGLERIPYSKNGNKTIGKPIVLLHGLYGTSMFYTLSNKSLSFMLSDAGFDVWLLNFRLAGISKYIKNPKTHEVTPLRNVSWDFSFDELGIYDTTAGIDFILNKTGYSTLHMGGYSFGATICLIALAERPEYNEKIDKLVLIVPTARMKHYDRRLIILKRFPFLFHRTLRGREYVPKMKHPDEQWFGHQCKNNKYMKLFCIFAMDVLQGNYLPIDYSTIDILKTYPQPTSVKVMTHYYQLVLADYFRKYDYGKIGNIKHYQSEIPPSYDLSQVTAATYIYHSKYDVIAPPKDIKWLIQRLPNVRNVTMVKKFSHMGFATSPYLRPINMIIVKNLLENK